The nucleotide window CTTTTAATACTTTATTTTCACCGTAATTTTTAATTAAGCTTCTAACATCAATTATCATAATTATTCCTTCTTCCAAATATTAAGAATACAATAGGTCCTATAGTAGAAATAAATAATACCACTAAAATCCAAACTATCTTGTTTACATTTTTCACACCATTTTTATATATAGATATAATGCAAAAAATTTTAAGACCAAATTCTAATATTATAACAGGTAACAACATTTTTAT belongs to Senegalia massiliensis and includes:
- a CDS encoding PLDc N-terminal domain-containing protein: MLEGFSTMEIIKMLLPVIILEFGLKIFCIISIYKNGVKNVNKIVWILVVLFISTIGPIVFLIFGRRNNYDN